The Pseudomonas sp. TH06 genome contains the following window.
GGTGAATGGGCGCGGGCGTCGCTGCCGGCATTGACGCTGGTATTGGTCGGGTTATTGCCGGTCATTGGCCTGATCCGCCGCTCGGCGCATCGAAACACTTAGTCGTCAGTCCTGAATCATGCGGCTACAATGCGCGGCATTCGGTGCGGTTCGTCTGACAGATCCGTTCGCTGGAATCGGCTGAGAGCCTTCTATTTCAAGGCTTTCACCCGTGCAGCGGCTGTCCGCACCTTCGCCACGCCCGGAAGGAGAAACCCATGGGACAGCGTACGCCTCTGTATGACCTGCATCTCGCCCTCGGCGCGAAGATGGTCGATTTTGGCGGTTGGGACATGCCACTGCATTACGGCTCGCAGGTCGAGGAGCACCACGAAGTGCGCCGCGATTGCGGGGTGTTCGATGTTTCCCACATGACCGTAATTGATGTCACCGGTGTTCAGGCCAAAGCCTGGCTTCAGCATTTGCTGGCCAATGACGTCGAGCGCCTGCACCGCCCCGGCCGTGCGTTGTACAGCACCATGCTCAACGAGCGCGGCGGTATCGTCGACGACATGATCGTCTACCGTCTCGAGGACGGTTATCGGCTGGTGGTCAACGCCTCCACCCGCGATCAGGACCTGGCCTGGATGAACGCGCAACTCGCCGGTTACGACGTGCAACTGCACGAGCGCTCCGAGCTGGCCATGCTCGCCATTCAGGGGCCGCAGGCCCGGCACAAGATTGCTGAACTGGTTACCCAGTCCCGCGCCTCGCTGATCCAGCACCTCAAACCTTTCGAAGCGCACGTCGACGGCGACTGGTTCATTGCCCGTACCGGTTACACCGGTGAGGACGGTCTGGAAATCGCCTTGCCGGCGGATCAGGCTCCGGCGTTCTTCAACGATCTGGTCGGTGCCGGCATTTCGCCGATCGGCCTCGGTGCCCGCGACACCCTGCGCGTCGAGGCCGGGATGAACCTCTACGGTCAGGACATTCATCAGGACGTTTCGCCGCTCGCCTCGAACATGGCCTGGAGCATTGCCTGGGAACCGGCCACGCGCCAGTTCATCGGTCGCGCCGCGCTGGAGGCGGAAAAAACCGCCGGGGTTGCGCACAAACTGGTCGGTCTGGTGCTGGAAGAACGCGGTGTTTTGCGTGCTCATCAGGTGGTTCGCATCGCCGATGTTGGCGAAGGAGAGATCACCAGTGGTAGTTTCTCTCCTACGCTAAGCAAATCGATTGCCCTGGCGCGTGTTCCGATGGCAACCGCCGACCGCGCCGAAGTGGAAATCCGTGGCAAGTGGTATCCGGTACGTGTGGTCAAACCGACCTTCGTACGCCATGGCAAAACTTTGATCTAACCTTTTTCGGCGGGCTCGACCGCTGACCTATTTCCTGAGGACACCGAACATGAGCAATATCCCCGCTGAACTGCGTTTTGCCAAAAGTCATGAATGGGCACGTCTGGAAGCCGACGGCACCGTCACTGTGGGCATCAGCGATCACGCGCAAGAAGCGCTGGGTGATGTGGTGTTCGTCGAGTTGACCGAAGTCGGCAAGGTATTCGCCGCCGAAGATCAGGCCGGTGTGGTTGAGTCGGTGAAAGCCGCTTCCGACATCTATTCGCCGATCAGCGGTGAAGTGATTGCAGTCAACGAAGAACTGAGCGCTTCGCCAGAGCAGCTGAACTCCGACCCGTACGGCGCGTGGATCTTCAAGCTCAAGCCAAGCGACAAGGCTGAGCTGAACCAGCTGCTCGACGCCGCTGCCTACAAAGCCGCTATCGGCGAATAACCCTGTGGCGAGGGGATTTATCCCCGATGGGGGGCGAAGCCGCCCCCAAATGCTGCTTCGCGGATTATCCAGCAGACCCAACGCGGTGGAATACGACGGCTACGCCGCCGATCGGGGATAAATCCCCTCGCCACAGTTGGGTGTGCCTGCCTGTCAGGCTTCGCGCAATACGGCTTTCACCGCCGCCACCGAACGCTCGACGTCGTCATTGTTCATCGCGGTGAACATCGGCAGTGACACGATCAGCCGACCGACACGCTCGGCCACCGGCAACATCCCTTCTTTGAAACCGCGCTCGCGGTACAAACTCAGCAAATGGATCGGCGGGTAGTGATAGCCGATGCCGATACCCTGCGCCTGCATCTGCTCCATGAATGTCGCCCGTGCGGGCCGACCGTCCTTGCGCTCCGGCAGCACCAGTTGGAACAGATGCCAGTTGCTGTTGGTGAAATCCGCCGGCGGCAGTTGTGCGCCATAAACCGCTTCGAAATCCTCGCCAAAGCATTTGAAGTAATGCCGGGCCAGTTCACGGCGATAAGCGGTCAGCGTTTCAATGTGAGCGAATTGCCCGAGGCCGATGGTGGCTGCGACATCGGTCATGTTGAACTTGCCACCCAACACATCGACGTCCAGACCATCAAAACCGTTGCGGGTAACGCCTTGCAGACGGTACTTCTCGGCCAGCCGTGCCTCCTCAGGCGTGTTCAATACCAGGCATCCGCCTTCGGAACAGGTGACATTCTTGTTCGCCTGAAAACTGAACGACACGAAGTCGCCGGTAGCGCCAATACGCTGGCCGTTCCAGCTCGACCCCAAGGCCTGGGCGGCGTCTTCGACAATGCGCAGATTGTGTTTGCGGGCAATGGCGTACAGCCGATCCATGTCCACCGGTAATCCGGCGAGATACACCGGAATCAGCGCTTTGGTGCGCGGTGTGATTGCCGCTTCCAGCGTGTTCAAGTCGATGTTGCGGGTGACCGGATTGATATCGGCAAACACCGGCGTCGCGCCGACCTCAAGGATCACATTGGCGGTGGCCACCCAGGAAATCGGCGTAGTGATGACCTCGTCGCCCGGGCCGACGCCGGCGATGCGCAAGGCGATTTCCATGGTGCAAGTGCCGGAATTGAACGTGCGCACCGGACGGCCGCCGAAGTATTCCGACAGCTGCGCTTCAAAGGCCTGCACCTTCGGCCCACTGGTGATCCAGCCGGAGCGCAGCACGTCGCCCACAGCGGCAATCGTGGCTTCATCGATAACAGGTTTGGAAAAAGGCAGGAATGGCAGTTGGCTCATGAATTTCAATCATCCGTGCGTTGGACGCCTGAAGCAGGCGCTACAGCATGGCCCGGAACAGCCTCCGCCGCCAAGCCGTGCGCGCCGGCATCGGCTGCTATGCTGGTTTGACCGTGTTGCATTGACGCCGAGCGCCAGCCAAGAGAGAGCCCGTCATGTCCCAGTTGCCGTCCCTGAGCCAGTTACGCGATCCCGATGCCTTCCTGCGCCGCCACCTCGGCCCCGATGCCGCCGAGCAACAAGCCATGCTCGACAGCCTCGGCCTCGGCAGCCGGGTCGAACTGATCGAGCAGACCGTGCCGCCGGGCATTCGCTTCAATCGCGCGCTCGATCTGCCGCCAGCGCTGGACGAACAAGCCGCACTGGCCAGACTGCGCGGGTACGCCGAGCAGAATCAGGTCTGGACCAGCCTGATCGGCATGGGCTATCACGGCACCCTCACACCGACCGTCATCTTGCGCAACGTCCTGGAAAACCCCGGTTGGTACACCGCGTATACGCCCTATCAACCGGAGATCGCCCAGGGCCGGCTCGAAGCCTTGCTGAATTTCCAGCAAATGACCATCGACCTCACTGGCCTCGAACTGGCCAACGCTTCGTTGCTCGATGAAGCCACCGCCGCTGCCGAAGCCATGGCATTGGCCAAGCGCGTCGCCAAGTCGAAGAGCAATTTGTTTTTCGTCGACGAGAACTGCCACCCGCAGACCATTTCCGTGGTGCAGACCCGTGCCGAAGGCTTCGGTTTCGAGTTGATTATCGATGCTGTGGATAACTTGAAGCAGCACCAGGTGTTCGGCGCGCTGCTGCAATATCCGGACACCCACGGCGAAATCCGTGATTTGCAGCCGTTGATTGATCATCTGCATGCGCAGCAAGCGCTGGCCTGCGTCGCCACTGATCTGTTGAGTCTGTTGTTGCTGACGCCACCGGGGGAATTGGGCGCCGATGTAGTGTTCGGCTCCTCCCAGCGTTTCGGCGTGCCCATGGGCTACGGCGGCCCGCACGCAGCGTTTTTCGCCAGTCGCGAGGAATACAAACGGGCGATTCCCGGGCGGATCATCGGCGTGTCGAAAGACGCTCGGGGCAACGTCGCGTTGCGCATGGCCCTGCAAACCCGCGAGCAACATATCCGCCGCGAGAAGGCCAACTCGAACATCTGCACCGCGCAGGTGCTGCTGGCCAATATCGCCAGTTTCTACGCGGTGTATCACGGGCCGGAAGGCTTGAAACGGATCGCCCAACGGGTGCATCGACTGACTTGCATTCTGGCGGCGGGTCTTGAGCGCCACGGGATCAAACGGGTCAACGCACAGTTTTTCGACACCCTCACGCTGGATGTCGGCGGCGCGCAAACGGCGATCATCGAAAGCGCCCAGGCCGCACAGATCAACCTGCGGATTCTCGGCCGTGGTCGTGTCGGTCTGAGCCTTGATGAGACGAGTGATGAAAATACCGTGGCGAAGCTGTTCGATGTCCTGCTCGGCGCCGATCATGGTTTGAGCGTCGACGATCTCGATGCTGAATCGCTGGTTTCGGGCATTCCCGACAGCCTCCAGCGCAAGACGCCTTACCTGCGCCATCCGGTGTTCAACGCTCATCACAGCGAAACCGAGATGCTGCGTTATCTCAAGCAACTGGAGAACAAGGACCTGGCGCTGAACCAATCGATGATCCCGCTGGGTTCCTGCACCATGAAACTCAACGCCACCAGCGAAATGATCCCGATCACCTGGCCGCAATTCGCCAATCTGCATCCGTTTGTGCCCCGAGAGCAGGCAGTCGGCTACACCTTGATGATCGAAGAGCTTGAGCGCTGGCTCTGCGCGATCACCGGGTTCGACGCGATCTGCATGCAGCCCAACTCCGGCGCCCAGGGTGAGTACGCCGGGCTGCTGGCGATCCGCAAATATCACGAGAGCCGCCAGCAGGGTGCGCGGGATATCTGCCTGATTCCGTCCTCGGCCCACGGCACTAACCCGGCCTCGGCGCAGATGGCCGGGATGCGCGTGGTGATCGTCGAGTGCGACGAGGCCGGCAACGTCGATCTCGATGACCTGAAAAGCAAAGCCGCCGAGGCGGGGGATAAGTTGTCGTGCCTGATGGCGACCTATCCGTCGACTCATGGCGTCTATGAGGAAGGCATCAGCGAGATCTGTGAAGTTATCCACAAGCACGGCGGTCAGGTGTACATGGACGGCGCCAACCTCAACGCGCAGGTCGGGCTGGCGCGGCCGGCGGACATCGGCGCCGACGTCTCGCACATGAACCTGCACAAGACTTTTTGCATTCCTCACGGTGGTGGCGGGCCGGGCATGGGGCCGATCGGCATTCGCGCGCATCTGGCGCCATTTGTCGCCAACCATCCGGTGGTGCCGATTGACGGGCCGTTGGCGCAGAACGGTGCGGTCAGCGCGGCGCCGTGGGGCAGCGCAAGTATTCTGCCGATCAGCTGGATGTACATCGCGATGATGGGCCCGCAGCTGGCGGATGCCAGCGAGGTGGCGATTCTGGCGGCTAACTATCTGGCACAACATTTATCCGGCGCGTTTCCGGTGCTGTACACCGGGCGCAATGGGCGAGTGGCGCATGAATGCATTCTTGATCTGCGGCCGCTGAAGGCGCAGACCGGGATCAGTGAGGAAGACGTCGCCAAGCGTCTGATGGACTACGGCTTCCATGCCCCGACCATGTCATTCCCGGTGCCGGGGACATTGATGGTCGAGCCGACCGAGAGCGAATCCAAGGCAGAACTGGACCGCTTTATCGGCGCGATGCTGAGCATCCGCGCGGAAATCACCGAGGTGCAGAACGGCAACTGGCCGGCCGAAGACAACCCGCTCAAGCGTGCGCCACATACGTTGTCGGATGTCACCGGGGTGTGGGAGCGGCCTTACAGCATCGAGCAGGGCATCACCCCGGATGCGCACACCAAGGCACACAAGTATTGGCCGGCGGTGAATCGGGTGGATAACGTCTATGGCGATCGCAATCTGTTTTGCGCGTGTGTCCCGGTGGACGATTACCGCTGATCTTCAGGTTCCACAGAACCCTTGTAGGAGTGAGCCTGCTCGCGATAGCGGTCGATAAGTCACCGCAGATATTGCCTGACACACCGCTATCGCGAGCAGGCTCACTCCTACAAGGGAGCGCGGTGCGATCAAAAAACGAGCATAAAAATGCCGCTCATATGAGCGGCATTTTTGTCGGTGCAAGGCTTATTCGGATTCCACCGCGTTCTTCGCCAGAATCGCGTTGGCCAGTTCCATGTCCGTCGCTTGCAGGCCCGGATTGTCGGCGCGGACTTTCTGCATCGCCGCTTCCAGGTACGGGCCACGAATACCGCCATCACTGGCAACGAAACTGCCGGCGTCGTCCTGTGCGGCGACGATCAGTTTGTGATCCTTGAAGGTCAGGTAAGTCGAGCCGGTGGTAGCGCCGGACGAAATGACGTTACGCCAAAAGCTGTCGGCCATCGCTGAACCAACAGGGAGGGACAGCAGGGCAAGGGTGGCGACAGCAAGTTTGAGACGCATGATGAGATGACTCCTGGGGGTTAACTACGGCGTTGGATCGTCATTTCCACGATCCGGTTCCGTACCGGGCTATTCGGCGTGTTCCACTAGCAAAACCGCGCCCTGCTGCCCGGTCACGCGCACGCGTTCGCCGAGCGCTGTGTCCGGCCCGCGAGCGATCCACACGCCATCGGCCACCTTGATCTTGCCGCGACCGTCGACAATCGCCTCACTGACCACGAACACTTTGCCGATCAATTCCTGACCGCGCAGGTTCAGCAGTGGTTGATCGCTGCTGCGCACTGCCGTGCGCTGACGGCGCCACCAATACAGCGCCGTGAGAATTGAAAACACGGCAAACAGCAGCAGTTGAATCTCCCACGGCAGGGTTGGCAACACGAACGTAGTGACGCCCACAGCGGCCGCTGCCATGCCGATCCACAACAGGTAGCCGCCCGCCCCGAACACTTCGAGGATCAGCAACATGGTGCCCAGCCCCAGCCAACTCCAGAAGGTGAACAGTTCGGTTGGCATGACTCAGGCCTTCTTGCCGTCGAAGGTCGCCTTGACGATTTCGCCGATCCCGCCCACGGCGCCGATCATCGAACTGGCTTCCAGCGGCATCAGGATCACTTTGCTGTTGTTGGCCGACGCCAGTTTGCCCAGCGCGTCGATGTATTTCTGTGCAACGAAATAGTTGACCGCCTGAACGTTACCGCCAGCGATGGCCTCGGACACCACTTTGGTCGCCTGAGCTTCGGCTTCGGCCTGACGCTCACGGGCTTCCGACTCGAGGAATGCGGCCTGACGACTACCTTCGGCTTCGAGAATCTGTGCCTGCTTCTTGCCCTCGGCGGTGAGGATCGCCGAGGCGCGCAGGCCTTCGGCTTCGAGGATTTGCGCGCGTTTGATCCGCTCGGCTTTCATCTGCCCGGACATCGCCGCCATCAGATCGGCAGGCGGGCTGATGTCCTTGATTTCGATCCGGGTGATCTTGATGCCCCACGGCGCGGTGGCTTCGTCGACGGTGCGCAGCAGACGTTCGTTGATGTTGTCACGCTGGCTGAGCATCGCATCGAGTTCCATCGAGCCGAGCACGGTGCGGATGTTGGTTTGCAGCAGATTACGAATGGCGTGCTCAAGGTTGTTCACCTCGTACGCTGCCTGGGCGGTGTTCACTACCTGGAAAAAGCACACCGCATCGATCTGCACCGTAGCGTTGTCGGCGGTGATGACTTCCTGCGGCGGGATATCCAGCACGCTTTCCATCACGTTGATCTTGCGCCCGATCCGGTCCATCACCGGAATGATGATGTTCAGCCCAGGCTTGAGGGTGTTGGTGTAGCGACCGAAGCGCTCGACCGTCCACTCGAACCCTTGCGGCACGACTTTGAAGCCCATGAACAGGATGGCGACGGCCAGGGCCACAAACAGTAAAAGTACACTTCCGGTCTGCATAACGATTCCTTGTTGGATAGATCAGTGGTGCAAGTGTAACGGCGTGGCCCGGGGTTAAGAACTGATTGATGGCAATTTGCTCATTTCTGCTCGCTCTGCGGCGTTACGCGCAGCACTTCTTCAACGGTGGTCAGCCCCGCCGCGACTTTCTGCGCACCGGACAGGCGCAAGCTGCGCATGCCTTCCTTGAACGCCTGGCGGCGGATGGCCGTGAGGTCGGTGTCGGGGGTAATGGAAGCCTTGAGGCTGTCGGTCAGTTGCATGATTTCGTAGACCCCGGCGCGACCGCGATAACCGGTATCGCGGCATTCCAGACAGCCAATCGCGCGTTGCGCATTAGTCGGCAACGGTGCTTGCCAGGGGCGGGTCAGGGTTTGCCAGTCTTGCTCTTCCAGTGTCAGCGGCGCCTTGCAATGTGGGCACAGGGTACGCACCAAACGCTGAGCCATGACGCCGAGCACGGTGGCCTTGATCAGGTAATGCGGCACGCCAAGTTCGAGCAAACGGCTGATCGCGCTGGGCGCATCGTTGGTGTGTAGCGTCGACAGCACCAGATGCCCTGTGAGCGCTGCCTGAATCGCCATTTCGGCGGTTTCGAGGTCGCGGATCTCGCCGATCATGATGATGTCCGGGTCTTGCCGCATCAACGCACGCACCCCGGCGGCGAAGCTCAGGTCGATGTTGTGCTGCACCTGCATCTGGTTGAAGGCTGGTTCGACCATTTCGATCGGATCCTCGATGGTGCAGAGGTTGACCTCCGGCGTCGCCATTTTTTTCAGCGTGGTGTAGAGCGTAGTGGTCTTGCCCGAACCGGTCGGCCCGGTGACCAGAATGATGCCGTTGGGCTGGCGGGTCATGTCCTGCCAGCGGCGCAGATCATCAGCGGAAAAGCCGAGCTGATCGAAATCCTTGAGCAGCACTTCCGGGTCAAAAATCCGCATGACCATTTTTTCGCCGAACGCAGTGGGCAAGGTCGACAGCCGCAACTCGACTTCGCCGCCGTCCGGGGTCTTGGTCTTGACCCGACCATCCTGAGGTTTGCGTTTCTCGGCGACATTCATCCGGCCGAGGCTTTTCAGGCGACTGACAATCGCCATGGTCACCTGCGGCGGGAATTGATAGACGTTGTGCAGCACGCCGTCGATGCGAAAACGCACGGTGCCTTGCTCGCGGCGCGGCTCGATGTGGATATCACTGGCACGCTGCTGAAAGGCGTACTGGAACAGCCAATCGACGATGTTGACGATGTGCGCATCGTTGGCGTCCGGTTCCTGATCGCTGGCGCCGAGATTGAGCAGTTGTTCGAAGTTGCCGAGGTTGCCACCTTGCTGATCGGCATTGCTGGCACCGCTGACCGACTTGGCCAGGCGGAAAAACTCGACGCTGAAACGCTGGATATCCGCCGGGTTGGCCACCACTCGCTTGATCGGCAGCTTCAAGACGTGGGTCAGATCGGCTTCCCAGCCATTCACATAGGGTTGGGCACTGGCCACTGTCACCGAGTCGCGGTCGACCGCAACCGCAAGGATTTTGTGCCGTTGGGCAAAGGCGTAGGACATCAGCGGGGTGATGGCAGCGACGTTGATCTTCAGCGGGTCGATGCGCAAATACGGCTGCCCGGCCTGCTGTGCCAGCCATAACGTCAGACTTTCCAGGTCGAGGTGTTTGCCCGGACGGCTGAGGTCGTCGAGCTGTTGGCTGGCGATGAATTCCAGTGGATGCATCTGGCCATGGGCGGCGTGGCGACGACGCGCGTTCAGCGCCTGTTCCGCCGAGTCCTGGCAGATAAAGCCTTGGGCGACCAGTTCACGCAACACATCGTTGAGTTCCAGCCAGCGGTCCTGAGTGGCGAGTTGAACGGACATGCGGGCTCCTTTTGAACGACTGTGCGCAAAGGATAGTCGTGGCCCCGCAGACTGTTGGGCCACTACCCGACGAAGCCGTTGCCGGATTTGTCAGCCGGCCGCTTGCGCCTGTGCATCCCAAGCCGAGTCGGCGTTTTGCAGATGCACCGAGCAGACGCTGATCAGGTTACGAAGTTTTTCCGCAATCACTTGCGCGCGATGCCAGCTCAGGCCGCCCATGACAAGGTCGATGGACAGCAGATCATTCATTCGCTGCACATTGACCTGCTCGGGCGTCAGGAACTGCAACGCAAACAGGTTCAGCACCCGCACCAGCAAATCCGGCTCGGCCTCGGCGAGAATCTGGTACTGCGCCAGGCAATGGGCATTGCTGACGTTCCAGACATCGGCGCGGGCGGGCGAGGTGTTCACGGCTTCAAGGTGCGGCATGGCGAGTCTCCAAAATCACTGGAGGAATTTTTACATTCGCTGGCGGGTATTTCTTGGCTATGATCGGCGTTATTCAAGGGTTGGCGAATAGATCAATTCGCTGATTTGTCTATTTGAGGTTTTTCTATGCATAGCGAGCTGGACAGCTACGACCGCAAGATTCTCGCCCTGCTGCAAGAGGATGCGTCGTTATCAAGCGCACAGATCGCCGAGCAGGTTGGCCTGTCGCAATCGCCGTGCTGGCGGCGGATTCAGCGGATGAAGGAGGAGGGCATCATTCGCGGGCAGGTGACGTTGCTGGATCGCAAGAAGATCGGCCTGAACACGCAGATTTTTGCCGAGATCAAACTCAACGCGCACGGACGTTCGAACTTCACCGAATTTACCGAGGCGATTCGCGGCTTTCCGGAAGTGCTGGAGTGTTATGTGCTGATGGGCGCGGTGGATTTTCTGTTGCGCATTGTCGCGGCGGACATCGAGGCGTATGAGCGGTTCTTCTTCGAGAAGCTGTCGCTGGTGCCGGGGATTCAGGAAGTGAACTCGATCGTGGCGTTGTCGGAGATCAAGTCGACAACCAGCCTGCCCGTATAGCGCTGATTCGCTTTTGTGGCGAGGGGATTTATCCCCGATGGGTCGCGAAGCGGCCCCGCTTCCTTCAAAAGCAGGGACTGCTGCGCAGTCCATCGGGGATAAATCCCCTCACCACAGGGGTATTACATACGCAGGAGCATTTTCCAGGCACGGTTCTGATAAACCGCAATCGCCTGCTGCTTGCGGGCATCGAGCAGTTCGTCAGTGATCGTCGGTTCGTTGGCCAGTTGCGCCAGTTTGTTCAGCTCGCCGTACAGGCGATCCATTTCCGGGATCTCCAGCACGTTGCGCGCGTGGTGCAACCAGACCTGAATACGCTCGATACGCGGCAGTTGTTCTGCCAGATCCTCCGGCTGCTGCTGGTAACGCTGCAATTGCAGGGCCGTGGCCTCTTCGCCCAGCAGGCGCGGCAACCAGCTGTGCAACTGCGCGCCACCCTGACGGTTGCCACGAACGTTGCGCTCGGCGGTCCAGCTGCGAGCCAGCAACCAGCGTGAGGCGTTCAGTGAGAACAGGCCCCAGCGCGGGTCTTCCAGTTCTTCGAGGAACTGCTCCGGCGCGGCTTTGCGCACGTCTTCGTCTTCGATGCCGACCTGCACCAGCGGGCGCCAGTCTTCCAGCAATGCATCCAGCGCTACGCGCAGGTCGTGGGTCGACGGACGCGGCGCGGCCTGGCCGAGGCTGCTGAGCAGGGCGCGCATTTCGGCGAGGTTCTCGACCCAGTCCAGCAACAGGCGCCAGTGGCCGTTGAAACGGTACTGTTCGGCCAGGCGCTGGCTGCTGCCGAGCAAGTGCCAGCACAGTGCGGCGAAGGCGTCGTCCAGTTGAGTTTCCGGCGTCAGCTCGGGTGCCGGCAGGCTCAGCGAGTAGCTGTTGGCGTCGTACAGACGATAACCGCGCTCGGCCTTGCTGATGTCACACGGCATCAGCGCCAGGGTTTCGGCCAGTTCAGCGGCCAGTTCCAGCAGCGCGGCAGGCTCGCCTTCGCGCAGTTCCAGTTCCAGCTCGCAGATTTCTTCTTTCTGCTTGCCGACCACTACGTGGCCCAGGTCCAGCGCGGCTTCGATGACCACTTTGGCCTTGCCACGGCCCCAAGCGATTTCGGCGCGCTCGCGGACGAAATCGGTGGTGAAGATCGGCTTCAGGGTTTTCTTGTCCAGCTCGGCCAGCGACTCGGGCCAGCATTCGCCGTCGAGTTTCTTCACGTCGAGCTTGGCTTTCGGCAGTTTCCAGTCGTACTCGTTACGCTCGGACAGACCGGCGACGCTCTGGCCGCGAGTCTTGAGGGTCTGAATCACTTCGTCGCCATCCTTGCGCAGGCGCAGGGCAACTTTGGCCTGGGCCAGATCGCGCTCAGGGGTGTCGAAGTACTGGTTCATCAACTCACGGCGTTCCCAGCCATTTTTGTTGCGTTTTTTCAGGAGCGGGTGCTCGCGCAGGGCGGCGAGGGTTTCGCGGCTGACGCGGAGTTTGATTTCGGTTTCTTTCTGCATGGCCGGAAAATCCAGGATCGGGAGCGCAGCCGGGGGAATGTGTGGCTGCCAAGGTCGTGCAGTGTACAGGACTCAAACTTCCTACGCCCTGCGGCGGTTTATTCCTGACGCCGGATGGCTCTATGATGGACTTCAAATCGGGAGTGGGAGTCAGCGATGCCTTTGCCGTCCATGAAAGACCAGTTCGCTGCGCTGATTGCCGCGCCGTCGGTCAGCTGTACGCAACCGAGCCTGGATCAGTCCAACCGGGCGGTGATCGATCTGCTCGCCGAATGGCTCGGTGATCTGGGTTTCAAATGCGACATCCAGCAGGTCAGTCCCGGCAAATTCAATCTGCTCGCCAGTTTCGGCAGCGGCCCCGGCGGGCTGGTGCTGGCCGGGCATAGCGATACGGTGCCGTACGACGATGCGTTGTGGCAGACCGAT
Protein-coding sequences here:
- a CDS encoding GspE/PulE family protein, whose translation is MSVQLATQDRWLELNDVLRELVAQGFICQDSAEQALNARRRHAAHGQMHPLEFIASQQLDDLSRPGKHLDLESLTLWLAQQAGQPYLRIDPLKINVAAITPLMSYAFAQRHKILAVAVDRDSVTVASAQPYVNGWEADLTHVLKLPIKRVVANPADIQRFSVEFFRLAKSVSGASNADQQGGNLGNFEQLLNLGASDQEPDANDAHIVNIVDWLFQYAFQQRASDIHIEPRREQGTVRFRIDGVLHNVYQFPPQVTMAIVSRLKSLGRMNVAEKRKPQDGRVKTKTPDGGEVELRLSTLPTAFGEKMVMRIFDPEVLLKDFDQLGFSADDLRRWQDMTRQPNGIILVTGPTGSGKTTTLYTTLKKMATPEVNLCTIEDPIEMVEPAFNQMQVQHNIDLSFAAGVRALMRQDPDIIMIGEIRDLETAEMAIQAALTGHLVLSTLHTNDAPSAISRLLELGVPHYLIKATVLGVMAQRLVRTLCPHCKAPLTLEEQDWQTLTRPWQAPLPTNAQRAIGCLECRDTGYRGRAGVYEIMQLTDSLKASITPDTDLTAIRRQAFKEGMRSLRLSGAQKVAAGLTTVEEVLRVTPQSEQK
- a CDS encoding CYTH domain-containing protein encodes the protein MQKETEIKLRVSRETLAALREHPLLKKRNKNGWERRELMNQYFDTPERDLAQAKVALRLRKDGDEVIQTLKTRGQSVAGLSERNEYDWKLPKAKLDVKKLDGECWPESLAELDKKTLKPIFTTDFVRERAEIAWGRGKAKVVIEAALDLGHVVVGKQKEEICELELELREGEPAALLELAAELAETLALMPCDISKAERGYRLYDANSYSLSLPAPELTPETQLDDAFAALCWHLLGSSQRLAEQYRFNGHWRLLLDWVENLAEMRALLSSLGQAAPRPSTHDLRVALDALLEDWRPLVQVGIEDEDVRKAAPEQFLEELEDPRWGLFSLNASRWLLARSWTAERNVRGNRQGGAQLHSWLPRLLGEEATALQLQRYQQQPEDLAEQLPRIERIQVWLHHARNVLEIPEMDRLYGELNKLAQLANEPTITDELLDARKQQAIAVYQNRAWKMLLRM
- a CDS encoding Lrp/AsnC family transcriptional regulator, yielding MHSELDSYDRKILALLQEDASLSSAQIAEQVGLSQSPCWRRIQRMKEEGIIRGQVTLLDRKKIGLNTQIFAEIKLNAHGRSNFTEFTEAIRGFPEVLECYVLMGAVDFLLRIVAADIEAYERFFFEKLSLVPGIQEVNSIVALSEIKSTTSLPV